The proteins below are encoded in one region of Paraburkholderia phenazinium:
- a CDS encoding indolepyruvate ferredoxin oxidoreductase family protein, with the protein MNAPLDAGQRASLEAALNSVTLDDKYTLERGRAYMSGIQALVRLPMLQQERDKAAGLNTAGFISGYRGSPLGGLDQSLWKAKQHLAAHQVVFQPGVNEDLAATAVWGSQQVNLYPNAKFDGVFSMWYGKGPGVDRSGDVLKHGNSAGSSQHGGVLVLAGDDHAAKSSTLAHQSEHMFKACGLPVLFPSNVQEYLDFGLHGWAMSRYSGLWVAMKCVTDVVESSASVDIDPHRTKIVLPEDFAMPDGGLNIRWPDPPLVQEARLLDYKWYAALAYVRANKLDRVEIDSPQARFGIMTAGKAYLDVRQALTDLGLDDDTCSRIGIRLYKVGCVWPLEAQGAHSFAQGLEEILVVEEKRQILEYAIKEELYNWPDAQRPRVFGKFDEKDGAGGEWSVPMGNWLLPAHYELSPAIIAKAIATRLEKFDLPSDVRARIATRIAVIEAKEKALARPRVEVERKPWFCSGCPHNTSTNVPEGSRAMAGIGCHYMTVWMDRSTSTFSQMGGEGVAWVGQAPFTNDKHVFANLGDGTYFHSGLLAIRAAIASKANITYKILYNDAVAMTGGQPVDGVLTVPQITHQLAAEGAAKIVIVTDEPEKYHANVGLAPGITIHHRDQLDDVQRELREIAGTSILIYDQTCATEKRRRRKRGTYPDPARRVVINEAVCEGCGDCSVKSNCLSVEPLDTEYGTKRQINQSTCNKDFSCVNGFCPSFVSVEGGQLKKPKASSGASAEAMPPVPMPELPSIERPYGVLVTGVGGTGVVTIGALLGMAAHLESKGVTVLDVTGLAQKGGAVMSHVQIAKQPADIHATRIAMGEASLVIGCDAIVTASDECVSRMQVGRTRVVLNSAHTPTAAFIKNPNWQFPGADAESDVRTGAGEAGVDAIDANHFAVALLGDAIYTNPFVLGYAWQKGWVPLTYESLMRAIELNAVQVEKNRSAFEWGRRAAHDLAAVRKIAQSQGRTATTETASSKIISLHTPKALDTLIEKRADYLTAWQNEAYAARYRELVAQVRVAESALDSGDGQLPLTEAVAKNLHKLMAYKDEYEVARLYADPAFMEKLKASFEGDWKVNIHLAPPAFSKKDAHGHLIKKKYGPWILSAMRVLAKLKFLRGTAFDVFGKTEERRTERALIGEYEALVREVIGGLSAQKHTLAVELANLPDGIRGYGHVKENNLKGVRVKWQELLGRWRTPQGSQAQHAA; encoded by the coding sequence ATGAATGCCCCGCTAGACGCCGGTCAGCGAGCCTCGCTCGAAGCCGCGCTCAATTCCGTCACGCTCGACGACAAATACACGCTGGAACGCGGCCGCGCATACATGAGCGGCATCCAGGCCCTCGTGCGTCTGCCCATGTTGCAGCAGGAACGTGACAAAGCCGCAGGGCTCAATACTGCCGGGTTCATCTCCGGCTATCGCGGATCTCCGCTTGGCGGTCTCGACCAGTCGCTGTGGAAGGCGAAGCAGCATCTCGCCGCACACCAGGTCGTATTCCAGCCCGGCGTCAATGAAGACCTTGCCGCCACCGCCGTGTGGGGCTCGCAACAGGTCAACCTGTATCCGAACGCCAAATTCGACGGCGTCTTCTCGATGTGGTACGGCAAAGGCCCTGGCGTCGACCGTTCCGGCGACGTGCTCAAGCACGGCAATTCGGCCGGCTCGTCGCAACATGGCGGCGTCCTCGTGCTCGCCGGCGACGACCATGCCGCCAAGTCCTCGACGCTCGCGCATCAGTCCGAGCACATGTTCAAGGCTTGCGGCCTGCCGGTGCTGTTTCCGTCGAACGTGCAGGAATACCTCGACTTCGGCCTGCACGGCTGGGCCATGAGCCGCTACTCCGGTCTGTGGGTCGCGATGAAGTGCGTGACCGATGTGGTCGAATCGTCGGCTTCGGTGGATATCGACCCGCACCGCACGAAAATCGTGCTGCCTGAAGATTTCGCCATGCCGGACGGTGGCCTGAATATCCGTTGGCCCGATCCGCCGCTGGTCCAGGAAGCGCGTCTACTCGATTACAAGTGGTACGCCGCGCTCGCCTACGTGCGCGCCAACAAGCTGGACCGCGTGGAGATCGATTCGCCGCAGGCGCGCTTCGGCATCATGACGGCCGGCAAGGCTTATCTCGACGTGCGTCAGGCGCTGACCGACCTCGGACTCGACGACGACACCTGCTCGCGCATCGGCATTCGCCTTTACAAAGTAGGTTGCGTGTGGCCGCTCGAAGCGCAAGGCGCACATAGTTTCGCGCAAGGGCTCGAAGAAATTCTGGTGGTCGAGGAAAAGCGCCAGATCCTCGAATACGCGATCAAGGAAGAGCTGTACAACTGGCCCGACGCACAGCGTCCGCGCGTATTCGGCAAATTCGACGAGAAGGATGGCGCCGGCGGCGAATGGTCCGTGCCGATGGGCAACTGGCTGCTACCAGCGCACTACGAGTTATCGCCAGCGATCATCGCCAAGGCCATCGCCACGCGTCTGGAAAAGTTCGACCTGCCTTCCGATGTACGAGCACGCATCGCAACGCGTATTGCCGTGATTGAAGCGAAGGAAAAGGCGCTGGCCCGGCCGCGCGTCGAAGTCGAGCGCAAGCCGTGGTTCTGCTCCGGCTGCCCGCACAACACGTCGACCAATGTGCCGGAAGGTTCGCGGGCGATGGCGGGTATCGGCTGTCACTACATGACCGTGTGGATGGACCGCAGCACCAGCACGTTCAGCCAGATGGGCGGTGAAGGCGTGGCATGGGTTGGCCAGGCGCCGTTCACCAACGACAAGCATGTGTTCGCCAACCTCGGCGACGGCACCTACTTCCACTCGGGACTGCTGGCGATTCGCGCGGCGATAGCCTCGAAGGCGAATATTACCTACAAGATTCTGTACAACGACGCGGTTGCGATGACGGGCGGCCAACCGGTCGACGGCGTGCTGACCGTGCCGCAGATCACGCATCAGCTTGCCGCCGAGGGCGCAGCGAAAATCGTGATCGTCACCGACGAGCCGGAGAAGTACCACGCGAACGTCGGTCTCGCGCCGGGCATCACGATCCATCATCGCGACCAGCTCGACGACGTGCAGCGCGAGCTGCGCGAGATCGCCGGCACCTCGATCCTGATCTACGACCAGACCTGTGCAACCGAGAAGCGCCGCCGTCGCAAACGCGGCACGTATCCGGATCCGGCGCGCCGCGTGGTGATCAACGAAGCGGTCTGCGAAGGCTGCGGCGACTGCTCGGTGAAGTCCAACTGTCTGTCGGTCGAACCGCTGGATACCGAGTACGGCACCAAGCGTCAGATCAACCAGTCGACCTGCAACAAAGACTTCTCGTGCGTGAACGGCTTCTGCCCGAGCTTCGTCTCGGTTGAAGGCGGACAGTTGAAGAAGCCTAAGGCTTCATCTGGCGCGAGCGCAGAGGCGATGCCACCGGTGCCCATGCCTGAGCTGCCGTCGATCGAGCGTCCGTATGGCGTGCTCGTCACCGGCGTAGGCGGTACGGGCGTGGTGACGATCGGCGCGCTGCTCGGCATGGCCGCTCACCTCGAGAGCAAGGGCGTGACGGTACTGGACGTGACCGGCCTCGCGCAAAAGGGCGGCGCCGTGATGAGCCACGTGCAGATCGCGAAGCAGCCCGCCGACATCCACGCAACGCGCATCGCCATGGGCGAAGCCAGTCTTGTGATCGGCTGCGACGCGATCGTGACTGCCAGCGACGAATGCGTCTCGCGGATGCAGGTGGGCCGCACGCGCGTCGTGCTGAACAGCGCGCACACGCCAACCGCAGCATTCATCAAGAACCCGAACTGGCAATTCCCGGGCGCCGATGCGGAATCGGATGTACGCACGGGCGCTGGCGAGGCAGGGGTCGACGCAATCGACGCCAACCACTTCGCTGTTGCGCTGCTCGGCGATGCGATCTATACGAACCCGTTCGTGCTCGGCTACGCCTGGCAAAAGGGCTGGGTACCGCTGACGTATGAATCGCTGATGCGTGCGATCGAACTGAACGCGGTGCAGGTTGAAAAGAACCGTTCAGCATTCGAATGGGGGCGCCGTGCGGCACACGACCTCGCGGCTGTGCGCAAGATCGCGCAATCGCAAGGCCGCACCGCGACGACGGAAACCGCCAGCAGCAAGATCATCTCGCTGCATACGCCGAAGGCGCTCGACACGCTGATCGAAAAACGCGCCGACTATCTGACCGCGTGGCAAAACGAAGCCTACGCGGCGCGCTACCGCGAACTGGTGGCGCAGGTGCGAGTGGCGGAATCGGCGCTCGACTCGGGCGACGGTCAATTGCCGTTGACCGAGGCAGTGGCAAAGAACCTCCATAAGCTGATGGCCTACAAGGACGAGTACGAAGTCGCCCGTCTGTACGCCGATCCGGCCTTCATGGAAAAGCTGAAGGCAAGTTTCGAGGGGGACTGGAAGGTCAATATCCACCTCGCGCCGCCGGCTTTCTCGAAGAAGGACGCGCACGGTCATCTGATCAAGAAGAAGTACGGTCCTTGGATTCTCAGCGCCATGCGTGTGCTTGCGAAACTCAAGTTCCTGCGCGGCACCGCGTTCGATGTATTCGGCAAGACGGAAGAGCGTCGCACCGAGCGGGCGCTGATCGGCGAGTATGAGGCGCTGGTGCGTGAAGTGATCGGCGGCCTGAGCGCGCAGAAGCACACGTTGGCGGTCGAACTGGCGAACCTGCCGGACGGCATCCGTGGCTACGGACACGTGAAGGAAAACAACCTGAAGGGTGTGCGGGTCAAGTGGCAGGAATTGCTCGGTCGCTGGCGCACGCCGCAAGGCAGCCAGGCACAGCACGCCGCGTGA
- a CDS encoding NADP-dependent malic enzyme → MDEQLKQSALAYHQNPKPGKISVTPTKPLSNQLDLSLAYSPGVAAACMAIFDEPLDAQKYTSRGNLVGVITNGTAVLGLGNIGPLAAKPVMEGKGCLFKKFAGIDVFDIELAENDPDKLVEAIAMLEPTLGGINLEDIKAPECFYIEKKLRERMKIPVFHDDQHGTAIIASAAILNGLKVVGKKLEEVKLVCSGAGAAAIACLDLLVHLGLSKKNVLVTDSKGVIYEGRGNLDPSKERYAANTGARTLGDAIRGADVFLGCSSAGVLKPEMVVEMGTQPLILALANPEPEIRPEEAKKVRPDAIIATGRSDYPNQVNNVLCFPFIFRGALDVGATTITEEMKLACVRAIAELAEETDQGDEVAKAYEGHTLEFGPDYLIPKPFDPRLIIKIAPAVAQAAMDSGVATRPIKDMDAYREELGTTVYRTGMVMRPVFAAAKSAPARIVFAEGEDERVLRAAQFVLLEKIAKPILVGRPAVIDMRLKKMGSKLKCGEDFEIVNPEDDPRYQKCWQEYHEIGAREGVTPEVAKAALRKFNTLIGALLVRVGDADGMICGMIDTYQSHLKFVEQVLGKAENVQNLAAMNLLMLPGRNLFICDTYINEVPTAEQLADMTVLAASEIEKFGITPKVALLSNSNFGSVPSASSQRMAEARKLIVERAPELEIDGEMHGDAALSEMVRKAAFPGTRLTGEANLLIMPNVEAANITYNLLKMIGGEGVTVGPFLLGAEKPVHILTPAATVRRIINMTAVASANARVKANAQ, encoded by the coding sequence ATGGACGAACAACTGAAGCAAAGCGCTCTCGCGTATCACCAGAATCCGAAGCCCGGCAAGATCTCGGTCACGCCGACCAAGCCACTCTCCAATCAGCTCGACCTCTCGCTGGCGTACTCGCCAGGCGTCGCCGCGGCCTGCATGGCGATCTTCGATGAACCGCTCGACGCGCAGAAGTACACCTCGCGCGGCAACCTCGTCGGCGTGATTACCAACGGCACCGCCGTGCTCGGCCTCGGCAACATCGGCCCGCTGGCCGCGAAGCCGGTGATGGAAGGCAAGGGCTGTCTGTTCAAGAAGTTTGCCGGCATCGACGTGTTCGATATCGAACTCGCCGAGAACGATCCCGACAAACTGGTCGAAGCGATCGCGATGCTCGAGCCGACGCTCGGCGGCATCAACCTCGAAGACATCAAGGCGCCGGAGTGCTTCTACATCGAGAAGAAGCTGCGCGAGCGCATGAAGATTCCCGTCTTCCACGACGACCAGCACGGTACGGCGATCATCGCATCGGCGGCGATTCTGAACGGCCTGAAAGTGGTCGGCAAAAAGCTCGAAGAAGTGAAGCTGGTTTGCTCGGGTGCGGGCGCCGCGGCGATTGCGTGTCTCGACCTGCTGGTGCATCTGGGTCTTTCGAAGAAGAACGTGCTCGTCACCGATTCGAAGGGCGTGATCTACGAAGGCCGCGGCAATCTGGATCCGTCGAAGGAACGTTATGCGGCGAACACCGGCGCGCGTACGTTGGGCGATGCGATTCGCGGCGCCGATGTGTTCCTCGGTTGCTCGAGCGCCGGCGTGCTGAAGCCCGAAATGGTCGTGGAAATGGGCACCCAGCCGCTGATTCTCGCGCTGGCCAACCCGGAACCGGAGATTCGTCCGGAAGAAGCGAAGAAGGTGCGCCCGGACGCGATTATCGCCACGGGCCGTTCGGATTATCCGAACCAGGTCAACAACGTGCTGTGCTTCCCGTTCATCTTCCGCGGCGCACTCGACGTGGGCGCGACGACCATCACGGAAGAGATGAAACTCGCCTGCGTGCGCGCGATCGCTGAACTGGCCGAAGAAACCGACCAGGGCGACGAAGTGGCGAAGGCCTATGAGGGGCACACGCTCGAATTCGGCCCGGACTACCTGATCCCGAAACCGTTTGACCCGCGTCTGATCATCAAGATTGCGCCGGCCGTCGCGCAGGCTGCGATGGATTCAGGTGTGGCGACCCGTCCGATCAAGGACATGGACGCGTATCGCGAAGAGCTCGGCACCACGGTCTATCGTACCGGCATGGTGATGCGTCCGGTGTTTGCTGCGGCGAAATCGGCGCCGGCGCGCATCGTGTTTGCCGAAGGTGAAGACGAACGCGTGCTGCGTGCGGCGCAGTTCGTGTTGCTGGAGAAGATCGCGAAGCCGATCCTCGTCGGCCGTCCGGCGGTGATCGACATGCGTCTGAAGAAGATGGGCTCGAAGCTCAAGTGCGGCGAAGATTTCGAGATCGTCAATCCGGAAGACGATCCGCGCTATCAGAAGTGCTGGCAGGAGTACCACGAGATCGGTGCGCGTGAAGGCGTCACGCCGGAAGTCGCGAAGGCCGCGCTGCGCAAGTTCAACACGTTGATCGGTGCGCTGCTCGTGCGTGTGGGGGATGCCGACGGCATGATCTGCGGGATGATCGACACGTACCAGAGCCATCTGAAATTCGTCGAACAGGTGCTCGGCAAGGCGGAAAACGTGCAGAACCTGGCGGCGATGAATCTGCTGATGCTGCCTGGCCGCAACCTGTTTATCTGCGATACGTACATCAACGAAGTGCCGACTGCCGAGCAACTCGCCGATATGACGGTGCTGGCTGCTAGCGAGATCGAGAAGTTCGGCATTACGCCGAAGGTCGCGCTGTTGTCGAATTCGAACTTCGGCAGCGTGCCGTCGGCTTCGTCGCAACGCATGGCCGAAGCGCGCAAGCTGATCGTGGAACGTGCGCCGGAGCTGGAGATCGACGGTGAGATGCATGGTGACGCTGCGTTGTCGGAGATGGTCCGCAAGGCTGCGTTTCCGGGCACCAGGCTGACAGGCGAAGCTAACCTGCTGATCATGCCGAACGTCGAAGCGGCAAACATCACGTACAACCTGCTGAAGATGATCGGTGGCGAAGGCGTGACGGTGGGACCGTTCCTGCTCGGCGCGGAAAAGCCGGTGCATATCCTGACGCCGGCCGCGACCGTGCGCCGGATTATCAACATGACGGCGGTGGCTTCGGCAAATGCGCGTGTGAAAGCGAACGCGCAATAA
- a CDS encoding MFS transporter, which yields MTVASSSTPTRAAAQRGYAGRALLAAVLGYAMDGFDLLILGFMLPVIALDLHLSSTQAGSLVTWTLIGAVAGGVLFGVLSDYFGRVRMLTWTILIFAVFTGLCALAQGYADLLAYRTIAGLGLGGEFGIGMTLVAEAWPAAQRARVSSYVGLGWQLGVLAAALLTPLLLPVIGWRGMFALGLAPAVVSFVVRRRVEEPALFVERAEQARQVARAGQRTTSRKLPLRLLIADARTTCASVGVVILCSVQNFGYYGLMIWLPSYLSKTFGYSLTKSGLWTSATVLGMALGIWLFGIAADRFGRKPTFLFYQAGAVVMVFVYAHLSTPFALLIGGAVMGVFVNGMIGGYGALISELYPTEARATAQNVLFNIGRAVGGFGPVVVGALAARYSFGAALGLLASIYLLDILATLFLIPERRGAALE from the coding sequence ATGACAGTCGCCTCTTCTTCCACCCCCACCCGCGCGGCCGCGCAACGTGGCTATGCCGGCCGGGCGCTGCTCGCAGCAGTGCTCGGTTACGCGATGGACGGTTTCGATCTGTTGATCCTCGGCTTCATGTTGCCGGTGATCGCCCTCGACCTTCACCTCTCGTCCACTCAGGCCGGCTCGCTTGTCACGTGGACGCTGATCGGTGCCGTGGCGGGCGGCGTTCTCTTCGGCGTGTTGAGCGACTATTTCGGCCGGGTGCGGATGCTCACGTGGACCATCCTGATCTTCGCCGTCTTCACCGGCCTGTGCGCGCTGGCGCAAGGCTACGCGGATCTGCTGGCTTACCGGACCATCGCCGGGCTCGGACTCGGCGGCGAGTTCGGCATTGGCATGACGCTGGTCGCCGAGGCGTGGCCCGCGGCGCAGCGAGCGCGAGTGTCGTCGTATGTGGGGTTGGGCTGGCAACTCGGCGTGCTGGCCGCGGCGCTGCTGACGCCGTTGCTGTTGCCGGTCATCGGCTGGCGCGGCATGTTTGCGCTGGGACTGGCGCCCGCCGTGGTGTCGTTCGTGGTGCGGCGGCGCGTCGAGGAACCGGCGTTGTTCGTCGAACGTGCCGAGCAAGCGCGGCAAGTAGCTCGCGCGGGGCAACGGACCACGTCGCGCAAGCTGCCATTGCGGCTCCTGATCGCCGACGCTCGCACCACGTGCGCGAGCGTTGGCGTTGTGATCCTTTGCTCTGTGCAGAATTTCGGTTACTACGGTCTGATGATCTGGTTGCCGAGCTACCTGTCGAAGACCTTCGGCTATTCGCTGACCAAATCCGGTTTGTGGACTTCCGCGACGGTGCTCGGCATGGCGCTCGGCATCTGGCTCTTCGGCATCGCGGCTGACCGCTTCGGACGCAAGCCGACCTTCCTGTTTTACCAGGCCGGCGCAGTCGTGATGGTATTCGTCTATGCGCACCTCAGCACGCCGTTCGCGCTGCTGATCGGCGGTGCGGTGATGGGGGTGTTCGTCAACGGCATGATCGGCGGCTACGGTGCGCTGATTTCCGAGTTGTATCCCACCGAGGCGCGAGCCACTGCGCAAAACGTGCTGTTCAATATCGGGCGAGCCGTCGGTGGATTTGGGCCGGTCGTGGTCGGAGCGCTGGCTGCGCGCTACTCGTTCGGCGCGGCTCTAGGGTTGCTCGCTTCAATCTATCTGCTCGATATTCTCGCGACGCTGTTCCTGATTCCCGAACGTCGCGGCGCCGCGCTCGAATGA
- a CDS encoding orotate phosphoribosyltransferase — protein sequence MTGFDRQTISDTTAKMLLEVQAVHFNAEKPYIFTSGWASPVYIDCRKLISYPRVRRGLMEMAEATILRDVGYEQIDAVAGGETAGIPFAAWLSDRLMVPMQYVRKKPKGFGRNAQIEGLLTEGQRVLLVEDLTTDSRSKINFINALRTAGATVNHCFVLFHYNIFKESVSVLKDIDVDLHALATWWDVLRIAKEKGYFDTKTLDEVEKFLHAPAEWSAAHGGATASPQ from the coding sequence ATGACAGGCTTCGATCGCCAGACGATCTCCGACACGACCGCCAAGATGCTGCTGGAAGTGCAAGCAGTTCACTTCAACGCGGAAAAACCGTACATCTTCACGTCCGGCTGGGCGAGCCCGGTGTATATCGACTGCCGCAAGCTGATCTCGTATCCGCGCGTGCGCCGCGGCCTGATGGAAATGGCCGAAGCCACCATCCTGCGCGACGTCGGCTACGAGCAGATCGACGCGGTCGCCGGTGGCGAAACCGCCGGCATCCCGTTCGCGGCCTGGCTCTCCGACCGCCTGATGGTGCCGATGCAATACGTGCGCAAGAAGCCGAAGGGTTTCGGCCGCAACGCACAGATCGAAGGTCTGCTGACCGAAGGCCAGCGCGTGCTGCTGGTGGAAGACCTGACCACCGACAGCCGCAGCAAGATCAACTTCATCAACGCGCTGCGCACTGCGGGCGCGACGGTGAACCACTGCTTCGTACTGTTCCACTACAACATCTTCAAGGAAAGCGTGTCGGTGCTGAAAGACATCGATGTCGATCTGCACGCGCTTGCCACCTGGTGGGACGTCCTGCGCATCGCCAAGGAAAAAGGCTACTTCGACACGAAGACGCTCGACGAAGTGGAAAAATTCCTGCACGCACCGGCTGAGTGGTCGGCCGCGCACGGCGGTGCGACAGCGTCGCCGCAGTAA
- a CDS encoding response regulator: MPEPVRVVVADDHPVILFGAEQALLKFPGIEVVARARQSTELMKILQTVPCDVLVTDLAMPGGQYGDGLPLIGYLRRNFPNLPIVVLTMLENAALLKRLSELGVTSVVNKADDLSHIGLAVQHVSRHLEYMSPSVKASLETLRMNAGGKTDEVMLSKRELEVVRLFVSGMTIKEISEQLNRSIKTISTQKNTAMRKLGLERDSELFQYAQSNGLANLSSGTAGELSDQ; this comes from the coding sequence ATGCCAGAACCAGTCAGAGTCGTTGTAGCCGATGATCACCCAGTGATTTTGTTCGGCGCAGAGCAAGCGCTGCTTAAATTCCCCGGCATCGAAGTTGTTGCACGCGCGCGCCAGTCAACGGAACTCATGAAGATTCTGCAGACCGTTCCCTGCGACGTGCTGGTGACCGATCTCGCCATGCCCGGTGGGCAGTACGGTGACGGTCTTCCGCTGATCGGTTACTTGCGCCGCAATTTTCCCAATCTGCCTATCGTCGTCCTGACGATGCTCGAGAACGCCGCGCTGCTCAAGCGTCTCAGCGAACTCGGCGTGACGTCGGTCGTCAACAAGGCGGACGATCTGAGCCATATCGGGCTCGCGGTCCAGCACGTCAGCCGCCATCTCGAATACATGAGTCCATCGGTCAAGGCGTCGCTCGAGACATTGCGCATGAACGCGGGCGGCAAGACCGACGAGGTGATGCTGTCGAAGCGCGAACTGGAAGTGGTGCGGCTGTTCGTGTCCGGGATGACGATCAAGGAAATCTCGGAGCAGTTGAACCGCAGCATCAAGACCATCAGCACGCAGAAGAACACCGCGATGCGCAAACTCGGTCTCGAACGCGATTCCGAACTGTTTCAGTACGCGCAGAGCAACGGTCTGGCAAATCTGTCGTCGGGGACCGCGGGGGAACTGAGCGATCAGTGA
- a CDS encoding YbhB/YbcL family Raf kinase inhibitor-like protein has protein sequence MHSRCLVVSLASPRSRSSSFAIATLSLALAVAHGPRALADGPFTLTSTNFRDGGTVDTAQVFDQDDCKGANRSPQLSWHDAPAGTRSFAVTIFDPDAPGPGWWHWAVAEIPANIDRLPENASASGYIKKLGAVEARNDFEIDGYGGPCPPAGKPHRYVITVYALNTTDLRLAQGRPAFMFDHEIGTATIGSAKMVVNYGR, from the coding sequence ATGCATTCGCGTTGCCTGGTCGTTTCGCTTGCTTCGCCCCGCTCCAGATCGTCGTCTTTTGCCATTGCGACGCTCAGTCTCGCGCTTGCCGTCGCGCATGGGCCGCGTGCGCTCGCGGACGGGCCCTTTACGTTGACCAGTACCAATTTCCGCGATGGCGGCACGGTCGACACCGCCCAGGTTTTCGATCAGGACGACTGCAAGGGTGCGAACCGCTCGCCGCAGTTATCGTGGCACGATGCGCCTGCAGGCACGCGCAGCTTTGCCGTCACTATCTTCGATCCCGATGCACCCGGTCCCGGCTGGTGGCACTGGGCCGTCGCGGAGATCCCTGCGAATATCGACCGCTTGCCTGAGAATGCGAGCGCGTCAGGCTACATAAAGAAGCTTGGCGCCGTCGAGGCACGCAACGACTTCGAGATCGACGGCTATGGCGGCCCGTGTCCGCCGGCCGGCAAGCCGCATCGCTATGTGATCACCGTGTATGCGCTCAACACGACCGATCTGCGGCTCGCCCAGGGCCGCCCGGCGTTCATGTTCGACCACGAGATCGGCACTGCAACGATCGGTAGTGCAAAAATGGTGGTGAACTACGGGCGCTAA
- a CDS encoding flavodoxin family protein — protein sequence MPKIVIVYHSGYGHTKKAAEAVLAGALAAGADARLLAVGDVDDAGWAELDAADAIIFGAPTYMGGPSADFKKFADASSKVWFGQKWKDKIAAGFTNSATMNGDKFSTIQYFVTLAMQHSMIWAGTGMMPANTKAATRDDLNYVGGSTGLLTQSPADATPEEAPPPGDLETAKAFGARVAAVTARWSAAK from the coding sequence ATGCCGAAGATCGTCATCGTTTATCACAGCGGATATGGCCATACGAAGAAAGCCGCCGAGGCTGTGCTCGCCGGCGCGCTCGCGGCCGGCGCCGACGCCAGACTGCTCGCAGTGGGCGATGTCGACGATGCCGGCTGGGCCGAACTCGACGCCGCCGACGCCATCATTTTCGGCGCGCCGACCTACATGGGCGGCCCATCGGCCGACTTCAAGAAATTCGCCGACGCCAGCTCGAAGGTGTGGTTCGGCCAGAAGTGGAAAGACAAGATCGCCGCTGGCTTCACCAACTCTGCGACGATGAACGGCGACAAGTTCTCGACCATCCAGTACTTCGTCACGCTGGCGATGCAGCACAGCATGATCTGGGCGGGCACCGGCATGATGCCGGCCAACACCAAGGCGGCGACGCGCGACGACCTGAACTACGTCGGCGGCTCTACGGGTCTGCTCACGCAATCGCCGGCGGATGCCACGCCGGAGGAAGCCCCGCCGCCAGGCGACCTCGAAACGGCCAAGGCATTCGGCGCACGGGTCGCCGCCGTGACGGCGCGCTGGAGTGCCGCGAAGTAG
- the argC gene encoding N-acetyl-gamma-glutamyl-phosphate reductase, translating into MSTKVFVDGQEGTTGLKIFEYLSQRADVEILRIEEAKRKDIEERRRLINASDVTFLCLPDVASRESASLVANDHTVLIDASTAFRTSADWAYGLPELARSQRERLRTAKRIAVPGCHASAFVLAMRPLVEAGVVAPEFAAHSYSITGYSGGGKKMIADYEAGGNDRLKSPRPYALGLTHKHLPEMAAHTGLKSAPIFTPIVGEFYKGLAVTTFFSPSQLAKKATPQDVVALFSEYYAGEAFVRVAPFDSEANLDGGFFDVQANNDTNRVDLFVFGNEERFVTVARLDNLGKGASGAAIQCMNLAIGTAEDSGLKH; encoded by the coding sequence ATGAGCACGAAAGTATTTGTCGACGGACAGGAAGGCACGACCGGCCTGAAGATTTTCGAATACCTGTCGCAACGCGCCGACGTAGAGATCCTGCGTATCGAAGAAGCGAAGCGCAAGGACATCGAGGAGCGCCGTCGTCTCATCAACGCGTCGGATGTCACGTTCCTGTGCCTGCCCGATGTGGCCTCGCGCGAATCGGCTTCGCTCGTCGCGAACGACCACACCGTCCTGATCGACGCGAGCACCGCGTTTCGCACTAGCGCGGACTGGGCTTACGGCCTGCCGGAGCTGGCGCGCTCGCAACGCGAACGGCTGCGCACGGCCAAACGCATTGCCGTGCCGGGCTGCCACGCATCGGCGTTCGTGCTGGCCATGCGCCCGCTCGTCGAAGCGGGCGTGGTCGCGCCGGAGTTCGCGGCGCACAGCTATTCGATCACCGGCTACAGCGGCGGCGGCAAAAAGATGATTGCCGACTACGAAGCCGGCGGCAACGACCGGCTGAAGAGCCCGCGCCCTTACGCGCTCGGTCTGACGCACAAGCATCTGCCGGAGATGGCAGCGCATACGGGTCTGAAGTCGGCACCGATATTCACGCCGATCGTCGGCGAGTTCTACAAGGGCCTGGCGGTCACTACCTTCTTCTCGCCCAGCCAGTTGGCGAAGAAAGCCACGCCGCAAGATGTGGTTGCGCTCTTCAGCGAATACTACGCAGGCGAAGCATTCGTGCGCGTCGCTCCGTTCGACTCCGAAGCCAACCTCGACGGTGGCTTCTTCGACGTGCAGGCCAACAACGACACCAATCGCGTCGACCTGTTCGTGTTTGGCAATGAAGAACGCTTCGTCACCGTCGCGCGTCTGGACAATCTGGGCAAGGGCGCATCGGGCGCAGCCATCCAGTGCATGAACCTCGCGATCGGCACCGCCGAAGACAGCGGATTAAAACACTAA